The Taeniopygia guttata chromosome 4A, bTaeGut7.mat, whole genome shotgun sequence genome has a segment encoding these proteins:
- the CSTF2 gene encoding cleavage stimulation factor subunit 2 isoform X4, whose product MAGLSVRDPAVDRSLRSVFVGNIPYEATEEQLKDIFSEVGPVVSFRLVYDRETGKPKGYGFCEYQDQETALSAMRNLNGREFSGRALRVDNAASEKNKEELKSLGTGAPIIESPYGDPVNPEDAPESISRAVASLPPEQMFELMKQMKLCVQNSPQEARNMLLQNPQLAYALLQAQVVMRIVDPEIALKILHRQTSVPPLIPGNQQAVPGPGPGPGPGPGPGPNAQLNPQNTPSSQPQPMGGMHVNGAPPLMQPPMQGGVPAPGQMAAPVQGPGPGPMAPGVPMPDPRAPMQRGPLPASGPPPRGLLGDAPNDPRGGTLLSVTGEVEPRGYLGPPHQGAPMHHMPGHDSRGPPHEMRGGPMGEPRPLMGEPRGPLMDARVGRDPRGLEPRGLEPRVLEARALEARGLEPRVLEPRVLEARAMEARGLEPRGLEPRGPGPNPRGPMPGGIQGPGPLNMGASGPQGPRQVPNMAGAGMQGGGIPGAGVQGAGQPGGFSPGQSQVTPQDHEKAALIMQVLQLTADQIAMLPPEQRQSILILKEQIQKSTGAP is encoded by the exons ATGGCGGGGCTGTCGGTGCGGGACCCCGCCGTGGATCGCTCCCTGCGCTCCGTGTTCG TGGGGAACATCCCGTATGAGGCCAcggaggagcagctgaaggacaTCTTCTCGGAGGTTGGGCCCGTGGTCAGCTTTAG GCTGGTGTACGACAGGGAGACGGGCAAGCCCAAGGGCTATGGCTTCTGCGAGTACCAGGACCAGGAGACGGCGCTCAGCGCCATGCGCAACCTCAACGGGCGCGAGTTCAGTGGCAGGGCGCTGCGCGTGGACAACGCCGCCAGCGAGAAGAACAAGGAGGAGCTCAAGA GCTTGGGCACAGGTGCACCCATCATAGAGTCACCCTATGGGGACCCTGTCAACCCAGAGGATGCCCCTGAGTCCATCAGCCGGGCAGTGGCCAGCCTGCCACCCGAGCAGATGTTTGAGCTGATGAAGCAGATGAAG CTGTGTGTCCAGAACAGCCCCCAGGAAGCCAGGAACATGCTGCTGCAGAACCCCCAGCTGGCTTATGCACTGCTGCAGGCCCAGGTGGTCATGAGGATCGTCGACCCAGAGATCGCGCTG AAAATCCTGCATCGCCAGACCAGTGTTCCTCCTCTGATCCCGGGCAACcagcaggcagtgccagggccgGGGCCTGGGCCGGGGCCAGGGCCTGGGCCGGGGCCCAACGCGCAGCTGAACCCGCAGAACACCCCGTCATCCCAGCCACAGCCCATG GGCGGGATGCACGTCAATGGTGCTCCTCCTCTGATGCAGCCACCCATGCAGGGGGGAGTGCCAGCCCCAGGACAGATGGCAGCCCCTGTGCAGGGCCCAGGCCCTGGCCCCATGGCTCCAGGAG tgcccatgcCAGACCCGAGGGCCCCTATGCAGCGTGGACCTCTACCTGCTAGTGGCCCGCCGCCCCGAGGCCTTTTGGGAGATGCCCCGAATGACCCTCGCGGAGGGACCCTGCTCTCAGTCACTGGAGAAGTGGAGCCCAg AGGTTACCTTGGGCCGCCCCACCAGGGAGCCCCTATGCACCATATGCCTGGTCATGACAGCCGTGGCCCCCCCCATGAGATGAGGGGGGGACCCATGGGAGAACCCCGACCACTGATGGGAGAGCCGCGGGGGCCCTTGATGGATGCTCGAG TTGGAAGAGATCCCCGAGGGCTGGAGCCGCGCGGGCTGGAGCCGCGGGTGCTGGAGGCGCGAGCGCTGGAGGCGCGGGGCCTGGAGCCGCGGGTGCTGGAGCCACGAGTGCTGGAAGCCAGGGCCATGGAGGCCAGGGGCCTGGAGCCCCGGGGGCTGGAGCCTCGAGGGCCCGGTCCCAACCCGCGGGGCCCGATGCCTGGTGGGATACAGGGTCCTGGGCCGCTTAACATGGGAGCCAGTGGCCCGCAGGGGCCCCGCCAG GTTCCTAACATGGCTGGGGCAGGCATGCAGGGAGGAGGCATACCTGGGGCAGGAGTCCAAGGGGCTGGTCAGCCTGGAGGCTTTAGCCCTGGACAGAGCCAGGTCACGCCCCAGGACCACGAGAAG GCAGCACTGATCATGCAGGTCCTGCAGCTGACAGCAGACCAGATCGCCATGCTGCCCCCAGAACAGCGGCAGAGCATCCTCATTCTGAAGGAGCAAATCCAGAAATCCACGGGGGCACCCTGA
- the CSTF2 gene encoding cleavage stimulation factor subunit 2 isoform X3 produces MAGLSVRDPAVDRSLRSVFVGNIPYEATEEQLKDIFSEVGPVVSFRLVYDRETGKPKGYGFCEYQDQETALSAMRNLNGREFSGRALRVDNAASEKNKEELKSLGTGAPIIESPYGDPVNPEDAPESISRAVASLPPEQMFELMKQMKLCVQNSPQEARNMLLQNPQLAYALLQAQVVMRIVDPEIALKILHRQTSVPPLIPGNQQAVPGPGPGPGPGPGPGPNAQLNPQNTPSSQPQPMGGMHVNGAPPLMQPPMQGGVPAPGQMAAPVQGPGPGPMAPGGNLQLSPVGPARPASIERVQVPMPDPRAPMQRGPLPASGPPPRGLLGDAPNDPRGGTLLSVTGEVEPRGYLGPPHQGAPMHHMPGHDSRGPPHEMRGGPMGEPRPLMGEPRGPLMDARVGRDPRGLEPRGLEPRVLEARALEARGLEPRVLEPRVLEARAMEARGLEPRGLEPRGPGPNPRGPMPGGIQGPGPLNMGASGPQGPRQVPNMAGAGMQGGGIPGAGVQGAGQPGGFSPGQSQVTPQDHEKAALIMQVLQLTADQIAMLPPEQRQSILILKEQIQKSTGAP; encoded by the exons ATGGCGGGGCTGTCGGTGCGGGACCCCGCCGTGGATCGCTCCCTGCGCTCCGTGTTCG TGGGGAACATCCCGTATGAGGCCAcggaggagcagctgaaggacaTCTTCTCGGAGGTTGGGCCCGTGGTCAGCTTTAG GCTGGTGTACGACAGGGAGACGGGCAAGCCCAAGGGCTATGGCTTCTGCGAGTACCAGGACCAGGAGACGGCGCTCAGCGCCATGCGCAACCTCAACGGGCGCGAGTTCAGTGGCAGGGCGCTGCGCGTGGACAACGCCGCCAGCGAGAAGAACAAGGAGGAGCTCAAGA GCTTGGGCACAGGTGCACCCATCATAGAGTCACCCTATGGGGACCCTGTCAACCCAGAGGATGCCCCTGAGTCCATCAGCCGGGCAGTGGCCAGCCTGCCACCCGAGCAGATGTTTGAGCTGATGAAGCAGATGAAG CTGTGTGTCCAGAACAGCCCCCAGGAAGCCAGGAACATGCTGCTGCAGAACCCCCAGCTGGCTTATGCACTGCTGCAGGCCCAGGTGGTCATGAGGATCGTCGACCCAGAGATCGCGCTG AAAATCCTGCATCGCCAGACCAGTGTTCCTCCTCTGATCCCGGGCAACcagcaggcagtgccagggccgGGGCCTGGGCCGGGGCCAGGGCCTGGGCCGGGGCCCAACGCGCAGCTGAACCCGCAGAACACCCCGTCATCCCAGCCACAGCCCATG GGCGGGATGCACGTCAATGGTGCTCCTCCTCTGATGCAGCCACCCATGCAGGGGGGAGTGCCAGCCCCAGGACAGATGGCAGCCCCTGTGCAGGGCCCAGGCCCTGGCCCCATGGCTCCAGGAG GGAACCTGCAGCTCTCGCCCGTGGGACCTGCCAGGCCTGCGTCTATCGAACGCGTTCAAG tgcccatgcCAGACCCGAGGGCCCCTATGCAGCGTGGACCTCTACCTGCTAGTGGCCCGCCGCCCCGAGGCCTTTTGGGAGATGCCCCGAATGACCCTCGCGGAGGGACCCTGCTCTCAGTCACTGGAGAAGTGGAGCCCAg AGGTTACCTTGGGCCGCCCCACCAGGGAGCCCCTATGCACCATATGCCTGGTCATGACAGCCGTGGCCCCCCCCATGAGATGAGGGGGGGACCCATGGGAGAACCCCGACCACTGATGGGAGAGCCGCGGGGGCCCTTGATGGATGCTCGAG TTGGAAGAGATCCCCGAGGGCTGGAGCCGCGCGGGCTGGAGCCGCGGGTGCTGGAGGCGCGAGCGCTGGAGGCGCGGGGCCTGGAGCCGCGGGTGCTGGAGCCACGAGTGCTGGAAGCCAGGGCCATGGAGGCCAGGGGCCTGGAGCCCCGGGGGCTGGAGCCTCGAGGGCCCGGTCCCAACCCGCGGGGCCCGATGCCTGGTGGGATACAGGGTCCTGGGCCGCTTAACATGGGAGCCAGTGGCCCGCAGGGGCCCCGCCAG GTTCCTAACATGGCTGGGGCAGGCATGCAGGGAGGAGGCATACCTGGGGCAGGAGTCCAAGGGGCTGGTCAGCCTGGAGGCTTTAGCCCTGGACAGAGCCAGGTCACGCCCCAGGACCACGAGAAG GCAGCACTGATCATGCAGGTCCTGCAGCTGACAGCAGACCAGATCGCCATGCTGCCCCCAGAACAGCGGCAGAGCATCCTCATTCTGAAGGAGCAAATCCAGAAATCCACGGGGGCACCCTGA
- the CSTF2 gene encoding cleavage stimulation factor subunit 2 isoform X9 gives MAGLSVRDPAVDRSLRSVFVGNIPYEATEEQLKDIFSEVGPVVSFRLVYDRETGKPKGYGFCEYQDQETALSAMRNLNGREFSGRALRVDNAASEKNKEELKSLGTGAPIIESPYGDPVNPEDAPESISRAVASLPPEQMFELMKQMKLCVQNSPQEARNMLLQNPQLAYALLQAQVVMRIVDPEIALKILHRQTSVPPLIPGNQQAVPGPGPGPGPGPGPGPNAQLNPQNTPSSQPQPMGGMHVNGAPPLMQPPMQGGVPAPGQMAAPVQGPGPGPMAPGVGRDPRGLEPRGLEPRVLEARALEARGLEPRVLEPRVLEARAMEARGLEPRGLEPRGPGPNPRGPMPGGIQGPGPLNMGASGPQGPRQVPNMAGAGMQGGGIPGAGVQGAGQPGGFSPGQSQVTPQDHEKAALIMQVLQLTADQIAMLPPEQRQSILILKEQIQKSTGAP, from the exons ATGGCGGGGCTGTCGGTGCGGGACCCCGCCGTGGATCGCTCCCTGCGCTCCGTGTTCG TGGGGAACATCCCGTATGAGGCCAcggaggagcagctgaaggacaTCTTCTCGGAGGTTGGGCCCGTGGTCAGCTTTAG GCTGGTGTACGACAGGGAGACGGGCAAGCCCAAGGGCTATGGCTTCTGCGAGTACCAGGACCAGGAGACGGCGCTCAGCGCCATGCGCAACCTCAACGGGCGCGAGTTCAGTGGCAGGGCGCTGCGCGTGGACAACGCCGCCAGCGAGAAGAACAAGGAGGAGCTCAAGA GCTTGGGCACAGGTGCACCCATCATAGAGTCACCCTATGGGGACCCTGTCAACCCAGAGGATGCCCCTGAGTCCATCAGCCGGGCAGTGGCCAGCCTGCCACCCGAGCAGATGTTTGAGCTGATGAAGCAGATGAAG CTGTGTGTCCAGAACAGCCCCCAGGAAGCCAGGAACATGCTGCTGCAGAACCCCCAGCTGGCTTATGCACTGCTGCAGGCCCAGGTGGTCATGAGGATCGTCGACCCAGAGATCGCGCTG AAAATCCTGCATCGCCAGACCAGTGTTCCTCCTCTGATCCCGGGCAACcagcaggcagtgccagggccgGGGCCTGGGCCGGGGCCAGGGCCTGGGCCGGGGCCCAACGCGCAGCTGAACCCGCAGAACACCCCGTCATCCCAGCCACAGCCCATG GGCGGGATGCACGTCAATGGTGCTCCTCCTCTGATGCAGCCACCCATGCAGGGGGGAGTGCCAGCCCCAGGACAGATGGCAGCCCCTGTGCAGGGCCCAGGCCCTGGCCCCATGGCTCCAGGAG TTGGAAGAGATCCCCGAGGGCTGGAGCCGCGCGGGCTGGAGCCGCGGGTGCTGGAGGCGCGAGCGCTGGAGGCGCGGGGCCTGGAGCCGCGGGTGCTGGAGCCACGAGTGCTGGAAGCCAGGGCCATGGAGGCCAGGGGCCTGGAGCCCCGGGGGCTGGAGCCTCGAGGGCCCGGTCCCAACCCGCGGGGCCCGATGCCTGGTGGGATACAGGGTCCTGGGCCGCTTAACATGGGAGCCAGTGGCCCGCAGGGGCCCCGCCAG GTTCCTAACATGGCTGGGGCAGGCATGCAGGGAGGAGGCATACCTGGGGCAGGAGTCCAAGGGGCTGGTCAGCCTGGAGGCTTTAGCCCTGGACAGAGCCAGGTCACGCCCCAGGACCACGAGAAG GCAGCACTGATCATGCAGGTCCTGCAGCTGACAGCAGACCAGATCGCCATGCTGCCCCCAGAACAGCGGCAGAGCATCCTCATTCTGAAGGAGCAAATCCAGAAATCCACGGGGGCACCCTGA